GGGGACTGGTCACAGTTCTCGGAGATATTCGGAATGCCTATCCAGGAATACACATATGACACCGATGACGACGGGAGCCGGGAGCGCGCCATATCCGATGCCGCGAATGTCGGGAGCCTCGCAACGTTCGTGCACGGCAAGGACACTTCACTCAACCTCATAGAGGCCGGCAACAAGACCGGCTCCGCTGATGTGTACGAGCGTCTGTGCGAACGCTGCAACAATGAGATCTCGAAGCTGTTCCTTGGCAACACGCTCACTACCGAGTCATCGGACAACGGCACGCAGGCACTCGGCACCGTGCACAAGAAGGGGGAGGACGCCATAGCCCGTGCCGACAGGCTCTATGTCCTCGATGTGCTCAACTACGAGGCTGCAGAGATATTCGCCCGGATGGGGATCGACACTGCCGGCGGCGAGTTCTGCTATCCCGAGAAGAGGGATCTCGACCCGACATCCAAGATAAATATACTGACGCAGCTACGCAACGGCTTCAACCTGCCTGTGGATGATGATTACCTCTATGAGGAGTTCGGCGTCAGCAAGCCGGCGGGATATGAACGGATAAAGCGGGAAGAGGAGGAACGTCGCACCCTGGAAACCGAGGTGGCAAAGCGGAAGGCCGGACAGATTCCTCAGAAAGACGGTGACACGGATGATGATCCTGACAAAGACAACAATCCGGAGAATGGGGAGAATGGCGACAACAAGGATCTGCCGGAGCCGACCGAAAAACAGAAAAAGACCTTCAAGAACTGGCTCAAGAGTTTTTTCGTCCGGGCCCCGTGGGACACCGGGGCGGATTTAGGATGGTAGTCGATAACCTGTATTATGACAGGAGTGCCGGAATTTCGTCTGCTTTTGATTTCCCCGATGGTTTACTGCATCGTGCCTTGCTGAACATTTATGCCAAAGGCTTCCACCCGGCATCTGAAATAGAGGTCACTCTCTTTAATGAGATATGGGCCACAATGGATAAAGCCTTGATAGGAGCATTCGGCAATATGGGACCATCTGACCCTGACGCAGAGTTCTTCAAGGAATTACAGCTCAACAATGCTGTGTTCTCTGCATTCAAAGTGCATAGGGCACAGAATGACATGGCCCGGCTCTTGTTGGGTACGGACGGCAATCTGAAGCCTTTCGAACAGTGGTCGAAGGAGGCTATGCCCATCGCTGATCACCAGTGCAGGACATGGCTCAGGACCGAATATGACACAGCTGTGCTCAGGGCTCAGCAGGCCGCAGACTGGAGACAGTTCGAGAGGGAGAAGGATGTCCTGCCCAACCTGAAATGGATGCCTTCGACATCCGTGACGCCGGGGCAGGACCATAAACGGTACTGGGGCACCGTACTGCCGGTTGATGACAGGTTCTGGAACGAGCACCGCCCCGGGGACCGGTGGAACTGCAAATGCACGCTGTCATCGACCGATGAACCTCCGACATCTGTCCCGACAGGCCCCGCAGATGCCAAGGACGGTCCTCAGAAAGGTCTTGAGAACAACCCGGGCAAGGATGCCAGGCTATTCTCTGATAAACATCCCTATCGGACGGAGACCCATGCAGGAGCCCGAAAAGCTGTCGACAGGCTGTTGAAACGACTGAAGGAAATGATAAAGGAAATGCCTGATCATTTGGCACCGGAAGAAAAGACAGCCATTGCCAGGAACAATCTCGAGATCGAAAAAGCCCTCGAATCAACCAAGGGCAAGCCTATGACCGTGGAGGATGCCGACAAGCAGTCCGCCAACCCGAATTATGTGCCGGAATATATCCTTGACCCTAAAGGTGACTATATGGACAAAACAGGTAACCGCTACAGCTTAAATCCGGAATATAAAGCTTCAGAACATAAACGGTTCAGCATAAACTGCCAGACCTGTGCACCGGCCTATGTCCTGAGGTTAAGAGGGTTCAATGTCTCGGCAAAAGGCAGGACACCAGACACCAAAATGGAATATCTTTCACGGCAACATTCGTTTGAAGCTTGGAGAAACATAGATGGAACCCCTTGTAAACCTGCTCTTACAGCTGATTGGATGAACGCCAAAGGCTATAAACAAATGTCAGCCAAACGTTATGAGGAATATTTCATGGAAACATGCATGGAACCTGGGGTATATATCTTGACTATTGGTTGGAAAAATGGCGGAGGCCATGCGACCATACTGCAAAGATTCGATGATGGATCATTAAACTACATCGAGCCACAGGTGTATGACAACAGGATTGGAGCCAAAAGATCCATTGACGAATTATGCAAGAACGGGGCTATAAAACCGATAGCTACAAGAGGGATATTGAGAGTGGACAACAAGCTGTTCAATTCAGACTTCCTCGACATCTTTGAAAAATGAGCCCAGTATATCCAATGCAAAGAATCCACCGATCTCCGTCAACTTGCCTTCTTTTAAAAGATATACGCAGGGAAAACCAACTGTGACATCATCCGGGAAATGGTAATAGTATGCCTGTGCACCCTGGAACTCACCAAGATGCTCCACATGCTCGCCATACATGGCCCTGAGCTCGGCGGCGGCGTCCATTACTTTCTGTGGGATCGTCATTGCTCGACAGATTTGTTTCTGCAAATGTAACAATATTTCTAATGTCATCAAAATTATGGATATAAAAGATTTCGCCTCTCTCGTCAGGGGCAGGGAAAATGAGTTCAGGGAGCTGGTGTCCCGACGTCTGCCCGTGATCGCCGGACGCCTGGCCGTGGACCATTTCCGGGAGGGGTTCAGGCAGGGCGGCTTCATCGATACCGGACTGGACAGATGGGAACCGGCTAAAAGGCTGTCATCAGCCGGGGATGGTGCGGCATCAAATTACGGCACATTGCTCTCCGGACATAACAGGCTGTTCAGCTCGATCCGGAGCATGCCGCGTGCCGGCATGGCTGTGGTACGTACCGATTGTCCGTATGCCCGTATACATAACGAAGGCGGGACCAGGGTGTCAACGGTTACCCCTAAGATGCGACGGTACGCCTGGTACAGGTACTACCGGGAAGCCGGTATAAGAAAAGGATCATCCGCAGGGAAACGTGGTGGACGCACAGCAGCACCATCCGAGAACCCGCGCGCTATGTTCTGGAAACGGATGGCCCTGACAAGGAAGGCAAAGCTGACTGCCAGGATCCCTAAAAGACAGTTCATCGGTCCGAGCAGGGTACTGTCGGACAATATATCGGCAAGGATAGAAGAAGAGATCAGAAAAATATTAAATTTATGAGGTTATGGAAGAAGTGTTCATTGGAATTATGGAGAGGATCGCGGAGCTGATACCGGAACTGTCATACATAGACGAGGACTACGGCCAGCTCGAGACCGCAGCCGAGAACGACAGCTACCCTGTGACCTACCCCTGTGTCCTTATCGGGGAGACAGAATCGGCATGGAGCGATGTCGGCTCATCATATCAGAAAGGGAATTCATCAGTGACTGTGAAGCTGGCTATGGACTGTTACGATGACACCCACTACTCGTCAGGATCGTATGTGAAGGTCAGAGACCGTCTTGCAATGGCCGGGCGGGTTTATGAGGCTTTGCAGGGGCTTAAATGTTCGGGTAATGCAACTCCGCTGACCCGTATCAGGAGTTCAGGATACACCATCCCCGGATTGATCAAGGTATATGAGACAACCTTCTCATTCAGACTCGTGGAGAAACGGTGATCCTGTCTATTAAATATCATCCCCCGTGCCCTGGTAGGCACGGGGGATGCGTGTGTCCTGGGCTACTCTCACAGCTCCGGAAACAGCGACAGCTGGTCAGAGGTCAGCCTCGGCATCCTGACCTTGGGGAGCGGGCGCAGGTCCCGGTCCTTCCCCTCGTTGACCATCCGTCGGATGA
The nucleotide sequence above comes from Duncaniella freteri. Encoded proteins:
- a CDS encoding DUF935 family protein, yielding MSKRKRNPGDRPGMITSGGNMPRPGQSRPNVITLTQPRRFGIDIADYMAAIRSAENVDLPSRYRLYDMYSDILMDSHLSCVIEKRRNAVLCSDIEFRRDGKPDDRMNEQIRSPWFSRLVSDIIDARFWGFTLCQFFKDGEWIDYTLVPRKHADPVRRIILRHQTDITGIAWDEYPDLLFVGRPDDLGLLAKAAPWVIYKRNTTGDWSQFSEIFGMPIQEYTYDTDDDGSRERAISDAANVGSLATFVHGKDTSLNLIEAGNKTGSADVYERLCERCNNEISKLFLGNTLTTESSDNGTQALGTVHKKGEDAIARADRLYVLDVLNYEAAEIFARMGIDTAGGEFCYPEKRDLDPTSKINILTQLRNGFNLPVDDDYLYEEFGVSKPAGYERIKREEEERRTLETEVAKRKAGQIPQKDGDTDDDPDKDNNPENGENGDNKDLPEPTEKQKKTFKNWLKSFFVRAPWDTGADLGW
- a CDS encoding toxin glutamine deamidase domain-containing protein — protein: MVVDNLYYDRSAGISSAFDFPDGLLHRALLNIYAKGFHPASEIEVTLFNEIWATMDKALIGAFGNMGPSDPDAEFFKELQLNNAVFSAFKVHRAQNDMARLLLGTDGNLKPFEQWSKEAMPIADHQCRTWLRTEYDTAVLRAQQAADWRQFEREKDVLPNLKWMPSTSVTPGQDHKRYWGTVLPVDDRFWNEHRPGDRWNCKCTLSSTDEPPTSVPTGPADAKDGPQKGLENNPGKDARLFSDKHPYRTETHAGARKAVDRLLKRLKEMIKEMPDHLAPEEKTAIARNNLEIEKALESTKGKPMTVEDADKQSANPNYVPEYILDPKGDYMDKTGNRYSLNPEYKASEHKRFSINCQTCAPAYVLRLRGFNVSAKGRTPDTKMEYLSRQHSFEAWRNIDGTPCKPALTADWMNAKGYKQMSAKRYEEYFMETCMEPGVYILTIGWKNGGGHATILQRFDDGSLNYIEPQVYDNRIGAKRSIDELCKNGAIKPIATRGILRVDNKLFNSDFLDIFEK